GCGCTCTTCCTTAATTAATCCAATTTCACGACCAATCTCAGTTAAACGAAGATCCGCATTATCGTGGCGTAATAATAGGCGATATTCTGCACGAGATGTTAGTAAACGATACGGTTCATTCGTTCCTTTCGTTACAAGATCATCAATTAAAACACCGATATAAGCATCTTCACGACCTAAAATAACCTCTTTTTTACCTAAAGAACGACATGCTGCATTAATTCCAGCCATAAGCCCTTGTCCTGCCGCCTCTTCGTAACCCGAAGTTCCGTTAATTTGTCCTGCTGTATATAAGTTTTTGATTTTTTTCGTTTCAAGTGTTGGCCATAGTTGTGTTGGTACAATTGCATCATATTCAATTGCATAACCTGTACGCATCATTTCAACATTTTCTAGACCAGGGATTGTTCTAAGCATATCACGCTGTACGTCTTCTGGTAAGCTTGTAGATAAACCTTGTACATACACTTCTTGTGTATTACGTCCTTCTGGCTCTAAGAAAATTTGATGACGTGGTTTATCATTAAACCTTACTACCTTGTCTTCAATTGACGGACAATATCTAGGCCCTGTTCCCTTAATCATACCAGAATACATAGCTGAGCGATGTAAGTTTTCATCTATTAAACGATGCGTTTCCGTACTTGTATACGTTAACCAACATGGAATTTGATCCATGATAAATTTTGTCGTTTCAAAAGAGAAAGCTCTTGGTTTATCATCGCCTGGTTGAATTTCTGTTTTACTATAATCAATCGTATTACTATTTACACGCGGAGGTGTACCTGTTTTAAATCTAACAAGATCAAATCCAAGCTCCTCTAAATGTTCCGATAAAGTAATAGATGGTTGTTGATTATTCGGACCGCTCGAATATTTTAAATCCCCCATAATAATCTGGCCGCGTAAAAACGTACCAGTCGTAATTACAACTGTTTTTGCCGTATATTCAGCGCCAGCTTGCGTAATTACCCCTTTACATTCGCCATCTTCAACGATTAAACGCTCTACCATTCCTTGGAACAAGGTTAAGTTTGGTGTTTCTTCAATTGTTTTCTTTAATTCATGCTGGTAAGAGAACTTATCTGCTTGCGCTCGAAGTGCGCGTACAGCTGGTCCTTTACCCGTATTTAACATACGCATTTGAATATGCGTTTTATCAATGTTACGTCCCATTTCTCCGCCTAATGCATCAATTTCACGAACAACAATCCCTTTTGCTGGTCCACCAACAGAAGGGTTACATGGCATAAACGCTACCATATCTAAATTAATCGTTAACATTAATGTTTTGGAGCCCATTCGTGCTGCCGCAAGACCAGCTTCACATCCTGCATGACCTGCACCGATTACTATGACATCGTATGAACCGGCATTGTATCCCATTGTTTATTCCTCCTAATAATCTCTATCTTTCTGAAACATCACTATATTATTTTCCTAAACAAAATTGAGAGAACAACTGGTCAATTAGGCTTTCGTGAACGGTATCACCAGTA
This Bacillus paramycoides DNA region includes the following protein-coding sequences:
- the mnmG gene encoding tRNA uridine-5-carboxymethylaminomethyl(34) synthesis enzyme MnmG encodes the protein MGYNAGSYDVIVIGAGHAGCEAGLAAARMGSKTLMLTINLDMVAFMPCNPSVGGPAKGIVVREIDALGGEMGRNIDKTHIQMRMLNTGKGPAVRALRAQADKFSYQHELKKTIEETPNLTLFQGMVERLIVEDGECKGVITQAGAEYTAKTVVITTGTFLRGQIIMGDLKYSSGPNNQQPSITLSEHLEELGFDLVRFKTGTPPRVNSNTIDYSKTEIQPGDDKPRAFSFETTKFIMDQIPCWLTYTSTETHRLIDENLHRSAMYSGMIKGTGPRYCPSIEDKVVRFNDKPRHQIFLEPEGRNTQEVYVQGLSTSLPEDVQRDMLRTIPGLENVEMMRTGYAIEYDAIVPTQLWPTLETKKIKNLYTAGQINGTSGYEEAAGQGLMAGINAACRSLGKKEVILGREDAYIGVLIDDLVTKGTNEPYRLLTSRAEYRLLLRHDNADLRLTEIGREIGLIKEERYERFTNKKLQIEQEKERLSSIIIKPRPEVQELIRSIGGSELKDGIRASDLLRRPEMTYEHIHLLVPSEVELSDEVTEQVEIQIKYEGYIEKSLQQVERMKKMENKKIPVDIDYDAISSLASEARQKLKDVRPLSMGQASRISGVNPADISILLVYIEQGKIARVSNQ